In Yarrowia lipolytica chromosome 1F, complete sequence, a genomic segment contains:
- a CDS encoding uncharacterized protein (Compare to YALI0F04147g, similar to uniprot|Q99344 Saccharomyces cerevisiae YPR066w UBA3 ubiquitin-like protein activating enzyme) has protein sequence MHELHDQIWTSLPNLFSTMTAVRNPYSISPVLTTSGPFSDEEFAPSPDVITALADMSILVIGAGGLGCEILKNLALSGFKKIHVIDMDTIDISNLNRQFLFRPSDVGKPKSEVAAEFINRRVAGVHVTPHFGKIQDFDNDFYMQFTLVVCGLDSIEARRWINATLVGLVGDSPETLKPLIDGGTEGFKGQSRVILPTITSCYECSLDMLTPQTTFPMCTIANTPRLPEHCIEWASVLEWPKHFDRKADNDDVEDVTWIFEQARARAEQFGIEGVTYQLTQGVIKNIIPAIASTNAIIAASSCNEAFKVATTCVPFLNNYMMYSGNNSVYTYTFQHQKRPDCPVCGVQVLRLAVPKSTTLENLIERLKENPATKVKNPSLRTASKSLYMASPKELEEMTRGNLVKLVGELVGEEEVTVTDEALPFSLRLVVDVE, from the exons ATGCATGAGCTGCATGATCAGATCTGGACCAGTCTCCCTAACTTATTCTCAACAATGACTGCCGTGAGAAA CCCATACTCCATCTCTCCCGTTCTCACAACGTCCGGCCCGTTCTCGGACGAGGAGTTTGCGCCGTCGCCGGACGTGATCACCGCGCTGGCAGACATGTCCATCCTCGTGATTGGCGCTGGCGGTCTCGGCTGCGAGATTCTCAAAAACCTCGCCCTCTCTGGGTTTAAAAAGATCCACGTGATCGACATGGACACCATCGACATCAGCAATCTGAACCGGCAGTTCCTGTTCCGGCCGTCGGACGTGGGCAAGCCAAAGTCGGAGGTCGCCGCAGAGTTCATCAACCGCCGAGTCGCCGGCGTGCACGTGACGCCGCACTTTGGCAAAATCCAGGACTTTGACAACGACTTCTACATGCAGTTCACCCTCGTTGTCTGCGGCCTGGACTCCATCGAGGCGCGGCGCTGGATCAACGCCACGCTCGTGGGGCTGGTGGGCGACTCTCCTGAGACCCTCAAGCCGCTGATCGACGGTGGTACCGAAGGCTTCAAGGGCCAGTCGCGAGTCATTCTGCccaccatcacctcctGCTACGAGTGCTCGCTGGACATGCTGACGCCCCAAACCACGTTTCCCATGTGCACCATCGCAAACACCCCCAGGCTCCCGGAGCACTGCATCGAATGGGCCAGCGTGCTCGAGTGGCCTAAACACTTTGACCGCAAGGCCGACAACGATGACGTCGAGGACGTGACGTGGATCTTCGAGCAGGCGCGCGCGCGGGCGGAGCAATTTGGCATCGAAGGAGTCACCTACCAGCTCACCCAGGGCGTGATCAAAAACATCATTCCGGCCATTGCATCCACCAACGCCATCATTGCGGCCTCCAGCTGCAACGAGGCGTTCAAGGTCGCCACCACGTGCGTACCGTTCCTCAACAACTACATGATGTACTCGGGCAACAACTCCGTGTACACGTACACATTTCAGCACCAGAAGCGGCCCGATTGCCCGGTGTGTGGCGTGCAGGTGCTGCGGCTGGCCGTGCCCAAGAGCACGACGCTGGAGAACCTCATCGAGCGCCTCAAGGAGAATCCCGccaccaaggtcaagaaccCGTCGCTGCGAACGGCCTCCAAGAGTCTATACATGGCGTCgcccaaggagctggaggagatgaccAGGGGGAATCTCGTCAAGCTGGTTGGAGAGTTGGTGGGTGAGGAAGAGGTGACGGTGACTGACGAGGCATTGCCGTTTAGCCTAAGGTTGGTTGTGGATGTCGAATAA